One Niabella beijingensis DNA window includes the following coding sequences:
- a CDS encoding TlpA family protein disulfide reductase, with the protein MANKPIRNRIISFIACQCPILVTGGRCFIILFCFIGLVAGQRVLAQTPAPASLSQQSKALAIGDQIPDALWNAPLQVVNHPQGKQTVTLADYKGKLIILDFWSTWCGTCVAALPRLHQLEKEIKKDAVILPITDQKTKDILGFLKRNSILSSLNLFSVVEDTVYKSIFPYTMLPHEVWIDQSGKVYAFTYSSDVTKENITLALAGQQSTIKQKQDNLTYDRTQPLLLNNNGANESFFLNRSIITTSIDGISSNVTKPRVNEADSTFRTIATNATIQTIYSLAFKALDTLPNNRVKLETQEAPYIAEKRFLHDLYCYEWIAPLSALKYASQKIQADLNFYFGINGRMEKRNTKCHAIKIIGKTTLVSDKPENGLQYLSAWVNKTNRDIHQPPFINDFAGQKIAIPNIPPNTNDIKSINEKLKPFGVAVVEDERLLDLFVISEL; encoded by the coding sequence ATGGCGAATAAACCAATTCGTAACAGGATAATATCTTTTATAGCCTGCCAATGCCCGATACTGGTAACGGGCGGCAGGTGTTTTATAATTCTTTTTTGTTTCATAGGTTTAGTAGCCGGGCAACGGGTGTTGGCACAGACACCTGCCCCGGCATCTTTATCCCAACAATCAAAAGCACTTGCCATAGGCGACCAAATTCCCGATGCGCTTTGGAATGCCCCTTTGCAGGTAGTAAACCACCCGCAGGGCAAGCAGACCGTTACCCTTGCCGATTACAAAGGCAAGCTGATAATACTGGATTTTTGGAGTACGTGGTGCGGAACCTGTGTCGCAGCTTTGCCAAGACTGCACCAATTAGAAAAGGAGATAAAAAAAGATGCAGTCATATTGCCAATTACCGACCAAAAAACAAAAGACATCTTAGGCTTTTTGAAAAGGAACAGCATATTATCATCACTCAACCTTTTTTCCGTTGTTGAAGACACGGTTTATAAATCCATCTTTCCTTATACCATGCTGCCGCATGAGGTATGGATTGACCAATCAGGAAAGGTATATGCCTTTACGTATTCGTCCGATGTTACAAAGGAAAATATAACATTGGCTTTGGCTGGACAGCAAAGCACTATAAAACAAAAGCAAGATAACCTAACATACGACAGAACTCAACCGCTATTGCTAAATAACAACGGTGCTAATGAGAGTTTTTTTCTTAATCGCAGCATCATTACAACAAGTATAGACGGCATATCTTCAAATGTTACCAAGCCAAGAGTTAATGAAGCAGATAGCACCTTTCGGACAATCGCTACGAATGCCACAATTCAAACTATCTATTCACTTGCTTTTAAAGCCTTAGACACTTTGCCCAACAACAGGGTGAAATTAGAAACACAAGAAGCCCCATACATAGCAGAGAAAAGATTTTTGCATGATTTGTATTGCTACGAATGGATTGCACCATTATCCGCATTAAAATACGCATCGCAAAAAATACAGGCAGACCTTAATTTTTATTTCGGTATAAACGGGCGCATGGAAAAGCGTAATACAAAATGCCATGCCATTAAGATTATTGGGAAAACAACACTTGTTTCCGACAAGCCCGAAAACGGATTGCAATACCTTTCTGCATGGGTAAACAAAACCAATAGAGACATACATCAACCGCCATTTATAAATGATTTTGCGGGACAGAAAATAGCAATCCCGAACATTCCCCCAAATACCAACGACATTAAATCCATCAACGAAAAACTAAAACCATTTGGTGTAGCCGTAGTGGAAGACGAAAGATTGCTGGACTTATTTGTCATTTCTGAACTATAA
- a CDS encoding helix-turn-helix domain-containing protein yields the protein MEEKENVEVLETLEENHQGRNAQRIRIYLGIKQEVLASELGLSQPQVSEIERQAVIEPEVLNRIAIVLGVTPDLIKKFDVERAIYNINSYKDTTINGNNNGSGTAHQSINPLDKVVELYERLLQSEREKLELFLSHKNQQ from the coding sequence ATGGAAGAGAAAGAAAATGTAGAGGTTCTCGAAACATTGGAAGAGAACCATCAGGGTAGAAATGCGCAGCGCATACGCATTTATTTGGGTATCAAACAGGAGGTTCTTGCCAGCGAATTGGGGTTATCTCAACCGCAGGTATCAGAAATTGAGCGGCAAGCTGTTATTGAACCGGAGGTTTTAAACAGGATAGCCATTGTCTTGGGCGTTACGCCTGACCTGATTAAAAAGTTTGATGTTGAAAGAGCAATCTACAATATCAATAGCTATAAAGACACAACAATTAACGGCAATAATAATGGTAGTGGTACTGCTCATCAAAGCATCAACCCATTAGATAAAGTGGTTGAATTATACGAACGCTTATTGCAAAGTGAGCGTGAGAAATTAGAATTATTTTTGAGCCACAAAAATCAACAGTAA
- a CDS encoding helix-turn-helix domain-containing protein has product MEKEKDTVYMEGNKHMGIKIGSARRLVGITQKDLADRMGVTKQAVSKLEQTENVDDERLEKVAIALGVSIEGLKKFDVGQVLYHTNNFYEKVEPTNGAMVGTVTIEHNHQFSIEQATKLFEELLKMERQHFQNAQGNK; this is encoded by the coding sequence ATGGAAAAAGAGAAAGATACCGTGTATATGGAGGGTAATAAGCACATGGGTATAAAAATCGGCAGTGCAAGGCGATTGGTTGGTATTACGCAAAAGGATTTGGCAGACCGCATGGGCGTAACCAAACAGGCAGTTTCTAAACTGGAACAAACCGAAAATGTAGACGATGAGCGATTGGAAAAAGTGGCTATTGCACTTGGTGTGAGCATTGAGGGTTTAAAGAAATTTGACGTTGGACAGGTGCTTTACCACACTAACAATTTTTATGAGAAAGTTGAACCGACAAATGGTGCTATGGTTGGTACTGTAACAATTGAACACAATCATCAATTTTCAATAGAGCAGGCAACAAAGTTGTTTGAGGAATTATTGAAAATGGAGCGACAGCATTTTCAAAATGCACAAGGCAATAAATAA
- a CDS encoding RteC domain-containing protein, whose amino-acid sequence MEKYYNEALLKLETAIIELENKTDCSVELMEAIIHLIISSLSELREQVLQKGFRTQSDEIRFFKFQKPVIVAKLIYYNAIYKIETKKPYGAKPIRKHLNKELKKLKRFFDENLDFYKYYRSNNTYLDDKLFLRGKHDIKLWLDTYYLQSDQTFSTSHDYKVAKIMANDLVQCYIEDQLHSVNKLLLIKQPFADGLNWTGSKAALIELIYSLHSHGDFDNGNTDIRLIAEYFETVFNVDLGNFYHTYLEIRNRKINRTKFLDALRDALMKKMDEQDDKQP is encoded by the coding sequence ATGGAAAAATATTATAACGAAGCGTTGCTTAAACTGGAGACAGCAATCATCGAATTGGAAAATAAGACCGATTGTTCAGTAGAACTTATGGAGGCTATAATACACCTCATCATTAGTTCCTTATCAGAACTTAGGGAACAGGTCTTACAAAAGGGGTTTAGAACCCAAAGTGACGAAATACGTTTTTTCAAATTTCAGAAGCCAGTTATCGTTGCAAAACTGATTTACTACAATGCCATCTACAAAATCGAAACTAAAAAGCCTTACGGAGCAAAGCCAATCAGGAAGCACCTTAATAAAGAGCTGAAAAAGCTAAAAAGGTTTTTTGATGAAAATCTTGATTTTTACAAGTACTACCGTAGCAACAATACCTATCTTGACGACAAGCTGTTCTTACGGGGAAAGCACGATATTAAGCTGTGGTTAGATACGTACTATCTCCAATCAGACCAAACATTTTCTACCTCCCACGATTACAAGGTAGCCAAGATAATGGCAAACGATTTGGTACAGTGCTATATCGAAGACCAGCTTCATTCTGTAAATAAACTGCTATTGATAAAACAGCCTTTTGCTGACGGGCTTAATTGGACAGGCAGCAAAGCTGCGCTTATTGAACTTATTTATTCGCTGCATTCTCATGGTGATTTTGACAATGGCAATACCGATATTCGGCTGATAGCCGAATATTTCGAGACTGTTTTTAATGTGGATTTGGGCAACTTTTACCATACCTATCTCGAAATAAGAAACCGGAAGATTAACCGCACCAAGTTTCTTGACGCCCTCCGGGATGCCCTTATGAAAAAGATGGACGAACAAGATGATAAACAGCCTTAA
- a CDS encoding bifunctional metallophosphatase/5'-nucleotidase, whose translation MELSIGFINDVHGYLEPHPELFYGKDGEYIKAAGGYAKIASIFEQIKNESENTLFFDGGDTFHGTLPVVSSKGEILLPILNKLGLSAMVGHWDFAYTPQHLLALDKHLNYPVLAINVFKENGTLFLEPYTMIEVGGQKVAVIGICANIIDKTMGKPFTEGIYVTDGLKEIDRYVREVKDLGASLVILLSHNGYPQDLELLKQTNGIDVCLSAHTHNRIYEPVKVNDTIVIQCGCHGSFVGHLKLTIEGGKIAHQYKLIEVTEDIDSNPEMEQLVNGAMASYRTLQKQIVGTTDKILHRYSTFSSSMDDLLLAAISKAAGVEIAFSNGWRYGSPIDKGNISIMDLYNMVPMNPVISMADMTGQEIIDMLEENFERTFSANPMQQMGGYCKRHIGLEVKYHIENPCGHRIEEIYHKGVRLDKKKMYKTAYITQQGVPDKYGSNKSDLETTTVQALINYLSDTNNGAKAFSKEE comes from the coding sequence ATGGAATTATCAATCGGATTTATAAATGACGTACACGGTTACCTCGAACCCCATCCCGAATTATTTTACGGTAAGGATGGAGAATATATAAAAGCGGCTGGAGGATATGCTAAGATTGCTTCTATTTTCGAGCAAATAAAAAACGAGAGTGAAAACACCCTGTTTTTTGACGGTGGCGATACCTTTCACGGCACACTGCCCGTAGTATCTTCTAAGGGTGAGATTTTACTTCCCATTTTAAACAAATTGGGTTTAAGCGCAATGGTCGGGCATTGGGACTTTGCCTATACGCCCCAACACCTGTTGGCTTTGGATAAGCATTTGAATTACCCTGTATTAGCCATCAACGTGTTTAAAGAAAACGGTACGCTTTTTCTTGAACCTTACACCATGATAGAAGTTGGCGGGCAGAAAGTAGCTGTAATTGGCATCTGCGCCAATATCATTGATAAAACAATGGGTAAACCATTCACCGAGGGTATTTACGTGACCGATGGTTTAAAGGAAATAGACCGCTATGTAAGGGAAGTCAAAGACCTGGGCGCATCGCTTGTTATCCTGCTTTCGCACAATGGGTATCCGCAGGATTTAGAATTGCTGAAGCAGACCAACGGCATAGACGTTTGCCTTAGCGCACACACGCACAATAGAATTTATGAACCCGTAAAAGTAAATGACACCATCGTCATCCAGTGCGGTTGCCACGGGTCCTTTGTCGGTCATCTGAAACTGACCATCGAGGGCGGAAAAATTGCTCACCAATATAAACTTATAGAAGTTACCGAAGATATTGACAGCAATCCGGAAATGGAGCAGTTGGTAAATGGGGCTATGGCTTCGTACCGAACTCTGCAAAAGCAGATTGTAGGCACAACTGATAAAATATTACACAGGTATTCTACCTTTTCATCTTCGATGGACGACCTCTTACTGGCTGCTATCAGCAAAGCTGCTGGGGTTGAGATAGCCTTTTCAAATGGCTGGCGTTATGGCAGCCCGATTGATAAAGGCAACATTTCCATCATGGATTTATACAATATGGTTCCGATGAACCCTGTCATTTCTATGGCAGATATGACCGGACAGGAAATTATCGACATGCTTGAAGAAAACTTTGAGCGCACCTTTTCTGCTAACCCGATGCAGCAAATGGGCGGCTATTGCAAGAGACATATCGGGTTAGAGGTCAAATATCATATTGAAAATCCTTGTGGTCACCGAATAGAGGAAATCTACCATAAAGGCGTCCGATTGGATAAAAAGAAAATGTACAAGACAGCTTACATCACCCAACAAGGTGTTCCCGACAAGTACGGCAGCAATAAAAGTGATTTGGAAACTACTACGGTACAGGCTCTGATTAATTATTTGAGCGATACCAACAACGGTGCAAAAGCCTTTTCTAAAGAAGAATAG
- a CDS encoding DsrE family protein yields the protein MKKLNSLLLMLLCLTSFSVLAQQQKTEIIFEPAKAHKKHYDALYILNEADDKKIRGILRNINNVLSDERLKGKLHIEVIAFSDGVEMYKKKNAYYELLAALKDKGVVFAQCSKTLEERKIEKKELFDFVHYVPSGNGEIILRQYEGWAVVHP from the coding sequence ATGAAAAAATTAAACAGCTTGCTCCTTATGCTATTGTGCCTAACCTCCTTTAGCGTATTGGCTCAACAACAGAAAACAGAGATAATTTTTGAACCTGCAAAAGCCCATAAGAAACATTACGATGCGCTTTATATCCTTAATGAAGCAGATGATAAAAAAATAAGAGGCATACTACGCAATATCAATAATGTATTGAGTGACGAACGGCTCAAAGGCAAACTGCATATAGAAGTAATTGCATTTTCGGACGGTGTGGAAATGTACAAGAAAAAAAATGCCTATTACGAGTTACTTGCTGCGCTAAAAGATAAGGGGGTAGTATTTGCCCAATGCTCAAAAACACTGGAGGAACGAAAAATAGAAAAGAAAGAATTGTTTGATTTTGTGCATTACGTTCCGAGCGGTAACGGAGAAATTATTTTAAGACAATACGAGGGCTGGGCGGTAGTTCATCCTTAA
- a CDS encoding TlpA family protein disulfide reductase translates to MLNNKEVSKNKPPANKYWRYIKKNAFTIIMVAILGILIISPDAKSFMLRQLMATGLFNASMDKKDAGAANQVNTDFDFSDGKGSAQNTSSLRGKVVFINFWASWCPPCRAEFPSIEALYAKFKDNPNVFFLTINQDNDPATGKAYLDKEKFSVPMYQSSGFIPEEIYSGALPTTVVLDKNGKVRLHHTGFANYASEKFVQQMEELINE, encoded by the coding sequence ATGTTAAACAATAAAGAGGTTTCAAAGAATAAACCACCTGCCAATAAATATTGGCGGTATATAAAAAAGAATGCGTTTACCATAATCATGGTAGCTATTTTGGGAATACTCATTATCAGCCCGGATGCTAAATCATTTATGCTGCGGCAGTTAATGGCAACAGGACTTTTTAATGCAAGTATGGATAAAAAAGATGCCGGAGCAGCGAACCAGGTTAACACAGATTTTGATTTTTCAGACGGTAAAGGAAGTGCTCAAAATACTTCATCATTAAGAGGCAAGGTCGTATTTATCAATTTTTGGGCTTCGTGGTGTCCGCCATGCCGGGCTGAATTTCCATCTATTGAAGCACTTTATGCTAAGTTCAAAGACAATCCGAACGTATTTTTCCTGACTATCAATCAGGATAACGACCCAGCTACCGGAAAGGCGTATTTAGATAAAGAAAAGTTTTCAGTTCCCATGTATCAGTCCAGTGGCTTCATCCCGGAAGAAATTTATTCCGGCGCACTGCCCACTACCGTTGTGTTGGATAAAAACGGGAAAGTAAGATTGCATCATACCGGATTTGCCAATTACGCATCGGAAAAATTTGTACAGCAAATGGAAGAATTAATAAATGAATAA
- a CDS encoding TlpA family protein disulfide reductase: MKMQFKNLAVRSGIFIITALSLAACGNTDRNKENTAADVNAPTGEVAEKEALVATTAGITFKDEAGKTVALSSLKGKVVFINFWATWCPPCIHEMPSINELKKSYKGNDDIVFLMVDVDNDIQKSTAFMKEKKYDLPVYVPASEIPSDYLGGSIPTTVILDKSGDMIARMEGGRDYNSPDIIKALNELVESN; encoded by the coding sequence ATGAAAATGCAATTTAAAAATTTGGCGGTTCGCTCCGGGATTTTCATTATCACAGCCCTATCATTGGCAGCGTGTGGTAACACGGATAGGAACAAGGAAAACACGGCAGCGGACGTAAATGCTCCGACTGGAGAAGTGGCAGAAAAGGAAGCTCTTGTTGCAACAACAGCGGGCATCACCTTTAAGGATGAAGCCGGGAAAACCGTAGCATTAAGTTCCTTAAAAGGCAAGGTGGTTTTCATCAACTTTTGGGCGACATGGTGTCCGCCCTGCATTCACGAAATGCCTTCTATCAACGAGCTGAAAAAATCGTACAAAGGCAATGACGATATCGTGTTCCTGATGGTGGACGTGGATAACGACATCCAAAAGTCCACCGCCTTTATGAAAGAAAAGAAATACGATTTGCCAGTGTATGTTCCTGCAAGTGAAATACCATCCGACTATTTAGGTGGTTCTATTCCCACTACGGTAATTCTTGACAAGAGCGGAGATATGATAGCCCGTATGGAGGGCGGCAGGGATTATAATAGCCCTGATATAATCAAAGCCCTGAATGAATTGGTCGAAAGCAATTAA
- a CDS encoding protein-disulfide reductase DsbD family protein — protein MRLITKILTILILTGLMAVTAHAQTDSLVSFDDVEFTDITEQPPDQQDSLAASADPQTSVVNEDGAAIQKKDAPADKSSLWAIFIAGFIGGFAALLMPCIFPMLPLTVSFFTKSAHTKGKAVMQAMIYGLSIILIYVLLGILITVIFGADALNSLSTNGIFNFAFFLLLVVFAFSFFGAFEISLPASLANKLDSKADRGGLLGLFFMAATLAVVSFSCTGPIIGTLLVQAATMGELLGPAIGMLGFALALAIPFTLFAMFPSLLKSLPSSGGWLNSVKITLGFLELALALKFLSNVDLAYHWNWFDREVFLALWIIIFGYLGFYLLGKLRFPGDSPAINISLPRMVLSMVVLAFTLYMVPGLWGAPLKSISAFLPPQATQDFDLYTSSLGGTLAKQSTHNEPRKYGDIFHAPLNLNVFFDYDQGLEYAKEAGKPVMLDFTGHACVNCRKMEASVWSDKDVLRLLNEELVIIQLYVDDKTALPQSEQFVSAFSGKNIRSIGNKWSDFQASKYNSNSQPYYVLLDPASEEILVNPIGADYDPKSYYSFLQSAIDKYKNKKIR, from the coding sequence ATGAGATTAATAACAAAAATACTTACGATACTAATCCTTACCGGATTGATGGCTGTTACTGCCCATGCGCAGACTGACAGCCTTGTATCGTTTGATGATGTGGAGTTTACGGACATTACGGAGCAGCCACCTGACCAGCAGGACAGTCTTGCAGCATCCGCAGATCCGCAAACTTCGGTTGTAAATGAAGATGGGGCAGCAATACAAAAAAAGGATGCCCCAGCCGATAAGAGTTCATTATGGGCAATATTCATTGCGGGTTTCATCGGCGGGTTTGCAGCATTGCTAATGCCTTGCATTTTCCCGATGCTGCCCTTGACTGTAAGTTTCTTTACCAAAAGCGCACACACCAAAGGTAAAGCGGTCATGCAGGCTATGATATACGGGTTGTCCATTATACTTATTTATGTATTATTGGGCATCCTGATTACAGTAATTTTCGGCGCTGATGCGCTCAATAGCCTGTCCACAAACGGAATATTTAATTTCGCTTTCTTCCTGCTTTTAGTCGTATTCGCCTTTTCATTTTTCGGTGCTTTTGAAATCTCATTACCTGCCTCACTTGCCAATAAATTAGACAGTAAGGCAGACCGTGGCGGATTGTTGGGGCTATTCTTTATGGCAGCAACATTAGCGGTCGTGTCGTTTTCCTGCACGGGTCCGATTATCGGAACCTTGCTGGTGCAGGCTGCTACAATGGGTGAGCTTTTAGGTCCCGCTATTGGGATGCTCGGATTTGCGCTGGCATTGGCAATCCCGTTTACGCTCTTTGCTATGTTCCCAAGCCTTTTAAAAAGTCTGCCGTCTTCGGGTGGCTGGCTCAACAGCGTAAAGATTACGCTCGGCTTTTTGGAACTGGCTCTTGCATTAAAGTTTTTAAGTAATGTTGACCTTGCCTATCATTGGAATTGGTTTGACAGGGAGGTATTTTTAGCACTGTGGATTATCATTTTCGGTTATTTAGGCTTTTACTTATTGGGTAAGCTGCGCTTTCCCGGCGACAGCCCTGCGATAAATATAAGCCTGCCAAGAATGGTGCTGTCAATGGTGGTACTCGCCTTTACCCTATACATGGTTCCGGGGCTGTGGGGCGCACCCCTCAAATCCATTTCAGCGTTTTTGCCTCCGCAGGCAACGCAGGATTTTGATTTGTACACATCTTCTTTGGGCGGCACGCTGGCAAAGCAATCCACGCACAACGAACCACGAAAATATGGCGACATATTCCATGCTCCACTAAACCTCAATGTATTCTTTGATTATGACCAGGGGTTGGAATATGCGAAAGAAGCAGGTAAGCCCGTGATGCTCGATTTTACAGGACACGCCTGTGTGAACTGCCGCAAGATGGAAGCCTCGGTATGGTCTGATAAAGACGTGCTAAGACTATTGAACGAAGAACTCGTCATTATACAGCTATATGTTGACGACAAAACAGCCTTGCCACAATCAGAACAATTTGTATCGGCATTCAGTGGCAAAAATATCCGCAGTATAGGTAATAAATGGAGCGATTTTCAGGCAAGTAAATACAACTCCAATTCACAGCCTTACTATGTGCTTTTAGACCCTGCCAGCGAAGAAATATTGGTAAATCCCATCGGAGCGGATTACGACCCGAAAAGCTATTACAGCTTTCTTCAATCGGCGATAGACAAATACAAGAATAAAAAGATTAGATAA
- a CDS encoding protein-disulfide reductase DsbD N-terminal domain-containing protein has product MKKIIFFVAFVFLSATSFGQILKPVKWSYAAKRTSDKEAVLLLKATIENGWHIYSLSVPKDGPQPTSFSFQSSKSYQLNGKVLAAKPIVKHDPTFDMQVGYYEKSVVFQQKVKLTDQSPTVKGTLTYMVCNDKQCLPPEEVAFSIPVK; this is encoded by the coding sequence ATGAAAAAGATAATATTTTTTGTGGCATTTGTATTCCTAAGTGCCACATCTTTCGGACAGATATTAAAGCCTGTCAAATGGTCTTATGCTGCAAAACGTACCAGCGATAAAGAAGCCGTACTGCTTTTAAAAGCAACAATTGAAAACGGTTGGCACATCTATTCACTTTCGGTTCCTAAAGATGGTCCGCAGCCCACAAGTTTTTCGTTCCAGTCATCCAAAAGCTACCAATTGAACGGAAAAGTACTGGCGGCAAAACCGATTGTTAAACACGACCCGACTTTTGATATGCAAGTAGGTTATTACGAAAAATCTGTCGTGTTCCAGCAAAAGGTCAAACTAACAGACCAATCACCTACGGTAAAAGGTACGCTTACCTACATGGTCTGTAATGATAAGCAATGCTTACCGCCTGAAGAAGTGGCGTTCAGCATTCCTGTAAAATAA
- a CDS encoding TlpA family protein disulfide reductase, whose amino-acid sequence MKMNIKKLALLPLIVITGLAYASMNGNSIDRKLNANQNTNGGRPLVSEAQETPDLKFKDENGKSVSLHSLKGKVVFINLWATWCPPCIHEMPSINELRKNFKDNKDLVFLMVDVDGNIEKSKKWMQGKKFDLPVYIPDGDIPRDLFTGSIPTTIIVDKKNNIIGRQVGGADYMSQEVLDLMKKLLDEK is encoded by the coding sequence ATGAAAATGAATATCAAAAAATTAGCCTTACTTCCCCTGATAGTCATTACGGGATTAGCATACGCATCAATGAATGGAAATAGTATTGATAGAAAATTGAACGCAAATCAGAACACTAATGGCGGACGGCCATTAGTGTCCGAGGCGCAGGAAACGCCTGACTTAAAGTTTAAGGACGAGAATGGTAAATCCGTTTCGTTGCATTCCTTAAAAGGAAAAGTGGTCTTTATCAATCTTTGGGCTACATGGTGTCCGCCCTGCATACACGAAATGCCATCCATCAACGAACTGCGGAAGAACTTTAAGGATAACAAAGATTTAGTATTCCTTATGGTGGATGTAGATGGAAATATAGAAAAGTCCAAAAAATGGATGCAAGGTAAAAAGTTTGACTTACCTGTTTATATTCCCGATGGCGATATACCCCGTGACTTATTCACAGGTTCTATCCCCACAACTATAATAGTAGACAAGAAAAATAATATCATCGGCAGGCAGGTCGGCGGTGCAGACTACATGTCGCAGGAAGTGCTTGACCTGATGAAGAAACTGCTGGATGAAAAATAA
- a CDS encoding efflux RND transporter periplasmic adaptor subunit, with the protein MYHSISINRKSTVVLALTASLVLLLSACSHKEKEKEQVKTEQPRAVNYKTAPVQFINPEYEISVPAELKPYEQVAVFAKVTGFVQKMYVDRGDRVRKGQLLAVLEAPEMQQEYLSSKSSEQKVYSDYLYAKQAYDRLVTASKTTGAVADIELDRAKSAMESAKSSYDASKAGTAHSSQLQQYLRITAPFDGIITERNVSVGALAGTGGNMPLFMMAQGNKLRLTLSLPEKHAASVKQGMPATFTVSSQPGKTFDAKLSRTSGLLDQKDRSLTLEFDVSNPVGELQGGDYAQVKLKLQRKSPSYWVNNKSVLNTQSGMYVLTMNNDEVKRIAVKEGIRLDTLTEVYGNLAPEDKIILKPSEEIKEGKIKK; encoded by the coding sequence ATGTATCATAGCATTTCAATCAATAGAAAATCGACAGTAGTATTGGCACTGACTGCATCGCTGGTATTACTGCTTTCGGCTTGCTCCCACAAAGAAAAGGAAAAAGAACAAGTTAAAACCGAACAGCCCAGGGCGGTAAATTATAAAACGGCTCCGGTACAGTTTATCAATCCCGAATATGAAATTTCTGTACCGGCAGAACTGAAACCCTACGAGCAGGTAGCCGTATTTGCTAAGGTTACGGGCTTTGTTCAAAAAATGTACGTTGACCGTGGTGACCGGGTGCGCAAAGGGCAGCTTTTAGCGGTATTGGAAGCACCGGAAATGCAACAGGAATACCTGTCAAGTAAATCATCGGAGCAAAAAGTATATAGTGATTACCTCTATGCTAAACAAGCGTATGACCGATTGGTTACCGCTTCCAAAACAACGGGAGCCGTTGCGGATATTGAACTGGACAGGGCAAAAAGTGCAATGGAAAGTGCCAAATCTTCTTATGATGCCTCAAAAGCAGGTACAGCACATTCTTCACAGTTGCAACAGTACCTGCGCATCACAGCACCATTTGATGGGATTATTACAGAGCGTAATGTTTCGGTTGGTGCTTTGGCAGGAACAGGGGGCAACATGCCTTTATTCATGATGGCACAGGGCAATAAGCTACGCTTAACCTTATCACTGCCGGAAAAACACGCAGCATCTGTAAAACAGGGAATGCCCGCAACATTTACAGTCAGTTCACAACCGGGTAAAACATTCGATGCCAAACTTTCCCGTACATCAGGATTGCTCGACCAGAAAGACCGTTCCCTTACACTGGAGTTTGACGTGAGCAATCCAGTAGGCGAATTACAGGGGGGCGATTACGCACAGGTCAAATTGAAATTGCAGCGTAAAAGTCCATCCTATTGGGTAAACAATAAATCCGTTTTGAATACCCAATCGGGAATGTATGTATTAACAATGAACAACGATGAAGTAAAACGTATAGCTGTAAAAGAGGGCATCCGTTTAGATACGCTGACAGAGGTTTACGGCAATCTTGCGCCGGAGGATAAAATCATCTTGAAACCATCGGAAGAAATCAAAGAGGGTAAAATAAAAAAATAA